GCAAGGTTTTAAATCCACAATGTCAATTATGCTATAAAAATTGACCTCAAAATGCAAAGTCATCAATCGTTAGTCTCAATTCAAAAAACAATGTGTCCCTTTTTATCCGGTAAATTCTACGGCAACAAatcttatttcaaatattcaagagGGTAACACTCCTAATATCGAAGTTGAGACAGCTTGCAACAGACATTTTGAATCATTGAAATAGTATTTTGATAACTCTTATATTTCCAAGATTTGGTTCAGTGTCTTGAAATATCATTGGTTGAAACTTGTAATTACTTTTGACATGTAATATGTGATGTTCTTCTATTGCAGGACAGTGCGACAGCGAACGATATATTGATTGCAGTAAGATGTTAGTACGGCAGAGTTGCCGTTCTGCCCATCGAATATATAGACTTTTTCTATTGACAATATTCGCTACATCatgttttttaatatgtttttcatttttcactCAACCATTATTACTGTTTCATAACAAGTGCATACACAGTTTCATGTTACGAAACCATTTACAAGAAATTGTTCGTGAAATTTCCACAAAAGGATCAACAACCAAGCAACCAGTTAACCCAACCAGTATTAGATACATTCATAAACCGTTACATGTGTGTGACCTGCATAAAGGACCTGATTTTTTATTAGTGCTAGTGAAATCTGATGCTTCGAATATTGCTCGTCGAATGTCAGTCAGACAGACATGGGGGAATATATCACATCCTCACATAAAAGTAATATATCTTCTAGGATATGTTAGTGTTGTTCAGGGTATGATTGATATAGAATCTGCTACATTCAAAGATGTCTTACAAGGacattttattgacatttatataAACAACCTGAACAAAACAGCCATGGCATACCAATATGCTGTAGAAAATTGTGTCAATACCCAGTTCCTGCTTTTTGTAGATGATGactttttcattaacattttaaaaataaatcgaTACTTAGAAAGTTTAACTGCTCCTTTCAAATCGAAACTGTTTAATGGGTATATTATTCAAAAAGGGAAGCCGTATAGGAATAAATCCTCAAAATGGTACTTAACTCGAGAAGAATATCCGTGTGATTTGTTTCCAACCTATCCAGCCGGTGGCGCTATTCTCATGTCGATGGCTATAGCTAAGT
This sequence is a window from Mytilus edulis chromosome 1, xbMytEdul2.2, whole genome shotgun sequence. Protein-coding genes within it:
- the LOC139495017 gene encoding beta-1,3-galactosyltransferase brn-like → MLRNHLQEIVREISTKGSTTKQPVNPTSIRYIHKPLHVCDLHKGPDFLLVLVKSDASNIARRMSVRQTWGNISHPHIKVIYLLGYVSVVQGMIDIESATFKDVLQGHFIDIYINNLNKTAMAYQYAVENCVNTQFLLFVDDDFFINILKINRYLESLTAPFKSKLFNGYIIQKGKPYRNKSSKWYLTREEYPCDLFPTYPAGGAILMSMAIAKLLKTAFPYVKYIHIDDVYLGIVAMNLNIHLQNDERFDLTYTPPMLLKNVFASHGYGDHKQLLAIWDVFLATMSLSSSTDLNRQLYN